The DNA segment CGCGTATCGCGGCGTGACGGGCTGTCGATTGCAATCCCGCCCCGCCTTTAACCTTTTGGCGAGACGGACTATGCCGCTGTCATGCGGCCGCACACCTCCCACGCGCTCGGGATCGAACGATCCATCGCCGGACGGAGCTGGCGGTGGCGGGGCGGCAACATGGCCCTGGGCGACCCGGCCGACAGCGGCGCGAGCCTCGATCACGATATCGTGACGCAACTGCTGCTGTCGCGCGGGGTGGCGCCCGGCGATATCGAGCGGCACCGCGCGCCTACTCTGCGCGCTTTCCTTCCCGATCCCTCCTGCTTCGCCGATATGGACATCGCCGCCGACCGCTTGGCGCAGGCCGTGATCGCGGGAGAGACGATCACGATTTACGGCGATTACGATGTCGATGGCGCCACCAGCGCCGCGCTGCTGGTTCGTGCGCTCAGAATGCTGGGGGCGGAGGCGGGCTTTTACATCCCCGACCGGTTGCTGGAAGGCTACGGCCCCTCGGGCGAGGCGCTGGTGGCGCTGGGGCGGAAGGGCAGCAGCCTGATCGTCACGGTCGATTGCGGCGCGATGGCGCACGAGGCGCTCCGTCAGGCGCACGAGGCGGGGATCGACGTCGTGGTGGTCGATCACCACAAATGCCATGCCGAACTCCCCCGCGCGGTGGCGCTGGTCAATCCGAACCGCCTGGATGAATGCGACGAAGCCGCCGCCCACGGCCACCTTGCCGCGGTGGGGGTCGCCTTCCTCCTGGCGATCGCCCTTGTTCGCACGCTGCGAGCGCAGGGCTTCTTCGCCAATCGTGCAGAGCCTGATCTCATCAGCCTGCTCGACCTGGTTGCGCTCGGCACCGTAGCCGATGTCGCGGCGCTGCATGGGCTCAATCGGGCTTTCGTCGCGCAAGGGCTGAAAGTCATGGCGCGGCGCGGCAACACAGGGATGGCGGCGCTGATCGATGCGAGCCGCCTGGCGCGCAGCCCGCAATGCAGCGATCTCGGCTTCGCGCTCGGCCCGCGCATCAACGCCGGTGGACGCGTCGGCGAAGCGACGCTCGGCGTGCGATTGCTGACGACCGAGGACCCGGACGAAGCCCGCGCCATCGCCGCGCAACTGTCTGCGCTCAACGATGAACGCCGCGCCGTGGAGGCAGCGGTGCAAGAAGCGGCCGAGGCGCAGCTTTCCGCGCAGCACAATCGCAGCGTAGTGCTGGTGTCGGGCGCCGGCTGGCATGCCGGGGTGATCGGCATCGTCGCGGGGCGGATCAAGGAGAAAACGGGCAAGCCAGCGCTGGTCGTCGCCCTGGACGGCGCGCAGGGCAAGGGTTCGGGTCGCTCCATCGCCGGCGTCGATCTCGGCGCGGCCATTATCGCCGCGCGGCAGGAAGGGTTGCTGATGGCGGGCGGCGGTCACGCCATGGCCGCGGGGCTGACGGTGGCAGCCGGCGGAATCGAAGCGCTGCATGATTGGCTGGAGGACCGCCTCGCCGGCGATGTCGCGCGTGCATCGGCAAGCCAGGAAACGCTGCTCGACCTCGGCCTGGCGCCCGGGGGGCTGACCGCGGAGCTGGTGGCGAGTTTGGACAGCGCCGGGCCCTATGGCGTCGGCTGGCCGGGCCCGCGAGTGGCCGTCGGGCCGGTGCGGCTGGTCGGTGTCGATATCGTCGGCACCGATCACTTGCGCGTGATCGCCGCTGGCGAGGATGGAAAGAGCTTCAAGGCGATCGCCTTCCGCGCGGCAGAGAGCCCGCTTGGCCAAACGCTGCTGCATGGCGCGCGCGGGCGGCGGCTGTGGCTTGCCGGGCGCGCGAAGATCGACGACTGGGGCAGCGTTCCGAAGGTCGAACTGCATCTCGAGGATGCAGCCTTCGCCGACTAGACTGGAGCGAGGCTGCGGCCTCGCTTGACGCGCTCCTTTCCCCCGCCTAGATCGCGCGCCTTGCCACCGGCCCGGTGACGGGACGGCCCCTTCGTCTAGCGGTTAGGACGCGGCCCTTTCACGGCTGAAACACGGGTTCGATTCCCGTAGGGGTCACCATCGCGAGGCCGGCGGACAAGCGCAAAACTGCTGCTGGTGACGTGCCATGCGCGGATCCGTGGCCCCTTCGTCTAGCGGTCAGGACGCGGCCCTCTCACGGCTGAAACACGGGTTCGATTCCCGTAGGGGTCACCACCGGCAAGCCTGCTCATGTCAGCTTTCGCTGCTGGCGCGCGCGCATCCGCTGGGCTAGGAGCCTCGGTAATGGTGCGCTGGGCTGGCTTTCCCTGGGTCGCGGCGATCTTCGCGGCGCTCGCGTCCATCATCCTCGTCTTCAGCGGTCTCGAACCGGCGCTCGCCGTCGCG comes from the Qipengyuania sediminis genome and includes:
- the recJ gene encoding single-stranded-DNA-specific exonuclease RecJ; this encodes MRPHTSHALGIERSIAGRSWRWRGGNMALGDPADSGASLDHDIVTQLLLSRGVAPGDIERHRAPTLRAFLPDPSCFADMDIAADRLAQAVIAGETITIYGDYDVDGATSAALLVRALRMLGAEAGFYIPDRLLEGYGPSGEALVALGRKGSSLIVTVDCGAMAHEALRQAHEAGIDVVVVDHHKCHAELPRAVALVNPNRLDECDEAAAHGHLAAVGVAFLLAIALVRTLRAQGFFANRAEPDLISLLDLVALGTVADVAALHGLNRAFVAQGLKVMARRGNTGMAALIDASRLARSPQCSDLGFALGPRINAGGRVGEATLGVRLLTTEDPDEARAIAAQLSALNDERRAVEAAVQEAAEAQLSAQHNRSVVLVSGAGWHAGVIGIVAGRIKEKTGKPALVVALDGAQGKGSGRSIAGVDLGAAIIAARQEGLLMAGGGHAMAAGLTVAAGGIEALHDWLEDRLAGDVARASASQETLLDLGLAPGGLTAELVASLDSAGPYGVGWPGPRVAVGPVRLVGVDIVGTDHLRVIAAGEDGKSFKAIAFRAAESPLGQTLLHGARGRRLWLAGRAKIDDWGSVPKVELHLEDAAFAD